A genomic segment from Nicotiana tabacum cultivar K326 chromosome 7, ASM71507v2, whole genome shotgun sequence encodes:
- the LOC107830045 gene encoding B3 domain-containing protein Os01g0234100 isoform X1 has translation MEDRNLISVKPVTKICKEGQQKVGPRKLKLTSYSSASTSTQTHPSPKIKRVQLDRKNMVPKKPRSVKSKAKQVKSNHPRKAESSKLKGTNKRTRINDLYDDVEAKFSVMERAERVLSSLADEFPSFAKCMLPSNVAHGFWLHLPKSFCNMYLPSHDTTVILVDEWGNEYKTSYLLERNGLSAGWRGFSMSHRLLKGDLLIFRLIEPCKLQVYIIRVNGRDVVDAALCLMNFDALKKSTDLDLAQNDNRKRKKAKRLVEPFYVDFSKPKEYIQNDSHSAVDLNVSPSGHRSETNSEVLDSEVPEGFIAGSDVINRLQSNEISCSETSFLHDNPQNSISCR, from the exons ATGGAAGATAGGAATTTGATTTCTGTAAAACCTGTGACCAAAATATGTAAAGAAGGTCAACAAAAAGTAGGACCTCGTAAACTAAAACTCACTTCATATTCttctgcttccacatcaactcaAACTCATCCTTCACCCAAG ATTAAGAGGGTGCAGTTGGATAGGAAAAATATGGTTCCTAAAAAACCTAGAAGTGTTAAATCTAAGGCGAAGCAA GTGAAATCTAATCATCCCAGAAAGGCTGAGAG CAGTAAACTTAAGGGGACAAATAAGAGGACAAGGATAAATGACCTATATGATGATGTTGAAGCTAAATTTTCTGTTATGGAGCGAGCAGAAAGGGTTTTGTCAAGCCTAGCAGATGAATTTCCCAGCTTTGCTAAGTGTATGCTCCCTTCAAATGTTGCTCATGGATTTTGGCTG CATCTTCCAAAGTCATTCTGCAACATGTATTTACCAAGTCATGATACCACCGTCATTTTGGTTGATGAATGGGGTAATGAGTACAAGACAAGTTATCTTCTAGAAAGGAATGGTCTAAGTGCTGGTTGGAGAGGATTTTCCATGTCTCACAGATTACTTAAAGGAGATCTTCTGATTTTTCGCTTGATTGAGCCTTGCAAATTACAG GTCTATATAATCCGAGTAAATGGTCGAGATGTAGTAGATGCAGCTCTTTGCCTCATGAATTTTGACGCTTTGAAGAAATCAACAGATCTTG ATCTTGCGCAGAACGATAATAGGAAGCGAAAAAAAGCAAAGCGTTTGGTAGAGCCTTTTTACGTCGATTTTTCTAAACCAAAAGAGTATATTCAGAATGACAGCCATAGTGCCGTTGATTTGAATGTTTCACCTTCAGGGCACCGATCTGAAACTAACAGTGAAGTTCTGGATTCCGAGGTTCCAGAAG GGTTCATTGCAGGTTCGGATGTTATCAACCGCTTGCAATCTAATGAAATATCCTGCTCTGAAACATCATTTTTACATGATAATCCTCAAAACAGCATAAGTTGTAGGTAG
- the LOC107830045 gene encoding B3 domain-containing protein Os01g0234100 isoform X3 produces the protein MEDRNLISVKPVTKICKEGQQKVGPRKLKLTSYSSASTSTQTHPSPKIKRVQLDRKNMVPKKPRSVKSKAKQVKSNHPRKAESSKLKGTNKRTRINDLYDDVEAKFSVMERAERVLSSLADEFPSFAKCMLPSNVAHGFWLHLPKSFCNMYLPSHDTTVILVDEWGNEYKTSYLLERNGLSAGWRGFSMSHRLLKGDLLIFRLIEPCKLQVYIIRVNGRDVVDAALCLMNFDALKKSTDLDLAQNDNRKRKKAKRLVEPFYVDFSKPKEYIQNDSHSAVDLNVSPSGHRSETNSEVLDSEVPEGSDVINRLQSNEISCSETSFLHDNPQNSISCR, from the exons ATGGAAGATAGGAATTTGATTTCTGTAAAACCTGTGACCAAAATATGTAAAGAAGGTCAACAAAAAGTAGGACCTCGTAAACTAAAACTCACTTCATATTCttctgcttccacatcaactcaAACTCATCCTTCACCCAAG ATTAAGAGGGTGCAGTTGGATAGGAAAAATATGGTTCCTAAAAAACCTAGAAGTGTTAAATCTAAGGCGAAGCAA GTGAAATCTAATCATCCCAGAAAGGCTGAGAG CAGTAAACTTAAGGGGACAAATAAGAGGACAAGGATAAATGACCTATATGATGATGTTGAAGCTAAATTTTCTGTTATGGAGCGAGCAGAAAGGGTTTTGTCAAGCCTAGCAGATGAATTTCCCAGCTTTGCTAAGTGTATGCTCCCTTCAAATGTTGCTCATGGATTTTGGCTG CATCTTCCAAAGTCATTCTGCAACATGTATTTACCAAGTCATGATACCACCGTCATTTTGGTTGATGAATGGGGTAATGAGTACAAGACAAGTTATCTTCTAGAAAGGAATGGTCTAAGTGCTGGTTGGAGAGGATTTTCCATGTCTCACAGATTACTTAAAGGAGATCTTCTGATTTTTCGCTTGATTGAGCCTTGCAAATTACAG GTCTATATAATCCGAGTAAATGGTCGAGATGTAGTAGATGCAGCTCTTTGCCTCATGAATTTTGACGCTTTGAAGAAATCAACAGATCTTG ATCTTGCGCAGAACGATAATAGGAAGCGAAAAAAAGCAAAGCGTTTGGTAGAGCCTTTTTACGTCGATTTTTCTAAACCAAAAGAGTATATTCAGAATGACAGCCATAGTGCCGTTGATTTGAATGTTTCACCTTCAGGGCACCGATCTGAAACTAACAGTGAAGTTCTGGATTCCGAGGTTCCAGAAG GTTCGGATGTTATCAACCGCTTGCAATCTAATGAAATATCCTGCTCTGAAACATCATTTTTACATGATAATCCTCAAAACAGCATAAGTTGTAGGTAG
- the LOC107830045 gene encoding B3 domain-containing protein Os01g0234100 isoform X2, translated as MEDRNLISVKPVTKICKEGQQKVGPRKLKLTSYSSASTSTQTHPSPKIKRVQLDRKNMVPKKPRSVKSKAKQVKSNHPRKAESKLKGTNKRTRINDLYDDVEAKFSVMERAERVLSSLADEFPSFAKCMLPSNVAHGFWLHLPKSFCNMYLPSHDTTVILVDEWGNEYKTSYLLERNGLSAGWRGFSMSHRLLKGDLLIFRLIEPCKLQVYIIRVNGRDVVDAALCLMNFDALKKSTDLDLAQNDNRKRKKAKRLVEPFYVDFSKPKEYIQNDSHSAVDLNVSPSGHRSETNSEVLDSEVPEGFIAGSDVINRLQSNEISCSETSFLHDNPQNSISCR; from the exons ATGGAAGATAGGAATTTGATTTCTGTAAAACCTGTGACCAAAATATGTAAAGAAGGTCAACAAAAAGTAGGACCTCGTAAACTAAAACTCACTTCATATTCttctgcttccacatcaactcaAACTCATCCTTCACCCAAG ATTAAGAGGGTGCAGTTGGATAGGAAAAATATGGTTCCTAAAAAACCTAGAAGTGTTAAATCTAAGGCGAAGCAA GTGAAATCTAATCATCCCAGAAAGGCTGAGAG TAAACTTAAGGGGACAAATAAGAGGACAAGGATAAATGACCTATATGATGATGTTGAAGCTAAATTTTCTGTTATGGAGCGAGCAGAAAGGGTTTTGTCAAGCCTAGCAGATGAATTTCCCAGCTTTGCTAAGTGTATGCTCCCTTCAAATGTTGCTCATGGATTTTGGCTG CATCTTCCAAAGTCATTCTGCAACATGTATTTACCAAGTCATGATACCACCGTCATTTTGGTTGATGAATGGGGTAATGAGTACAAGACAAGTTATCTTCTAGAAAGGAATGGTCTAAGTGCTGGTTGGAGAGGATTTTCCATGTCTCACAGATTACTTAAAGGAGATCTTCTGATTTTTCGCTTGATTGAGCCTTGCAAATTACAG GTCTATATAATCCGAGTAAATGGTCGAGATGTAGTAGATGCAGCTCTTTGCCTCATGAATTTTGACGCTTTGAAGAAATCAACAGATCTTG ATCTTGCGCAGAACGATAATAGGAAGCGAAAAAAAGCAAAGCGTTTGGTAGAGCCTTTTTACGTCGATTTTTCTAAACCAAAAGAGTATATTCAGAATGACAGCCATAGTGCCGTTGATTTGAATGTTTCACCTTCAGGGCACCGATCTGAAACTAACAGTGAAGTTCTGGATTCCGAGGTTCCAGAAG GGTTCATTGCAGGTTCGGATGTTATCAACCGCTTGCAATCTAATGAAATATCCTGCTCTGAAACATCATTTTTACATGATAATCCTCAAAACAGCATAAGTTGTAGGTAG